A region of the Cryptococcus neoformans var. neoformans B-3501A chromosome 6, whole genome shotgun sequence genome:
AGTACTTCAGCCGACATGGGTTGCTGACAAATCTTGCGTTCGGTATACGGTTTGATAAACGCGTGGTGAAtgctgaaggaagagagggacGAGGAAGGGTAGTGCTGGACCAAGGGTCTGAAGGGCCGGGAACAAAGACAAAATGTGAGGAATGAAGCAGGGGAATGGATTGAAGAAGCTCTGCAAGAGAATTAAACCCTCGGCTATATCTTTTGAGCCCTTCCTGGCCCTCCCATCCGCCTTGACAGAAGTTACCGCAAAGTACAAACACCATCGGTCGGTACTCGGCAGTGTTGGCATATCCTTCAAACATCTGGCGCAGGGCAGGCATAGTTCTCGGATGATCGAGCCAGACATCAGACAGAATAACAAAAGATATCTGAGTGTTGGCAAGCACTGTGGGGTTGTACTTTTGCTACTTCAAGTTAGTTCTTTTTCCAAAATGCAGCGCAAATTACCgcacctcttctttcagaGATACAGCACCACCTCCCAAGAAGTCCACGTGCCCATGTAAGGACCTCGCGatatttcttctttcactcGGAGGGTGTCCCATAGCCAACACGCGAACCGTTTCCTCCACTGTGTACTCTCCTTCTATCAAGACCATACACCCCTCAGTGAACAGCCCCTCACCGGGAACAGCATCTTCCATATCCAGAACAACTCGactttctccatcttcaaggCACAACTTGCCCTCTTCATTACGCGCGAGCATTCCGAATAACAGAAAAAGCTGACCAGCACGGCCTAAGAGGTTGCGGATTGACGTCAATTTGAGATAGTTGGCACGATCGTGACCACCGATAGCAGGGGGTGTGAAATTTTCGTTACGAAGGATGATCTGCACAACGTAAGGACAGCTTGAGGATGAACACAGAAAAACTGACCTCTTTGATAATGGCCCAACGTTCACGAAGGAAAGCCGATCTTGAACTGGCCTGACCAGCGACAGACGGTTGAGCCTTGGATCTACATCTTGATCAGTCTTGGTTTTAAACTTGGAATCATGTGACTCACTGAACAAAACCTGACCGTACAGGATCATATCTCATGGCAGGCATATCAAAAGAGTCCACGACAGAGAAGTGTGATTCAACATTCACTTCAGAAGGGTCTGCTACTTGTGTGTCTTCTGTTGTCTGTGGGCATATCAGCTTTCTGCGATTTTACGATGGTACAGGCAGTATAGAGCTCACGCCAAGCTGAAGATTTTCGTAGGCCTTTTTTAAAGCTTGCAATGACAccaatgatgatgaatctAAAATGAAATACGTGAGTATGTAATGCTGTATTCTGCAGCAAACGAACGTACCTTCAGCTTTCAAATACTCTTTCGCCCAAAATTCGAGACCAACCATCCATTCGTCCTCGGGAATTTCATTCTGACCGAGCCATTAGCTGGATCCATAGGCCGGCTAAAAGGTCTCGAATCTACCAACCTCTATAAGAACTTCTTCGATATAATGTAGGGCTGGAGCAGGCAATGTCAAGGAGTGCTTGGTCGAAAAGACCTAATCATGCAAAATCAGTCCTTTCTCCGAAGAGGATAGAGAAAAATCTTACCTTAACGATCGCTGAACGCATTTGATTCACCATCTCGCTCTGCTATGCCTGCTTTTTATCTCCTGTGAGCTGCAGACTGGCCGGATTTCTATTTTAAAGAGCGCGTCCAGCATTTTGATCGATCACTTGTGTCCCATAAACGCGTCGATCCGCGAGGGTGGAGGCCTTACGTGGGTGTTTACATAACTTTTGCCTTAGCTTATCTTCATAGGCACGCGTTTCTTGTGCAGTATCTCACGTGCCTAGTAATAGCTTGTCCGCCCTTCTGTTTCTGTTGGATGGTCGATCAGCCGGGCCGTTGCCATCAGCAAAGAGATCTTTTGcttgttttttttcttcGGTACACAGCACAAGCAGCGACAGACTATGGCGTTAAGAAAGCTGCAAGGTGAGTAAACTGACCGATACAATGGACCAGCATGCTGAATACCAGTCAGCGGAAATCGACCGCACCCTCAAATCGGTCGCCACGGGTGTGGAGGTGTTTGAAGCTACCTTTGACAAACTCAACTATGCCACCAACACAACGCAGAAGGACAAGCTTGAAAATGATCTCAAGACCCAAATCAAAAAGCTGCAGCGTATGCGAGATCAGATCAAAGCTTGGCTCGGTAACGGCGACATCAAAGACAAGACGGCGTTGCTTGAGAACAGGCGGTTGATCGAAACCCAGATGGAAAGATTCAAGGCacttgaaaaagaaaccAAGATGAAG
Encoded here:
- a CDS encoding hypothetical protein (HMMPfam hit to DNA_pol_E_B, DNA polymerase epsilon subunit B, score: 465.0, E(): 7.4e-137), with the translated sequence MVNQMRSAIVKVFSTKHSLTLPAPALHYIEEVLIENEIPEDEWMVGLEFWAKEYLKAEDSSSLVSLQALKKAYENLQLGTTEDTQVADPSEVNVESHFSVVDSFDMPAMRYDPVRSGFVQSKAQPSVAGQASSRSAFLRERWAIIKEIILRNENFTPPAIGGHDRANYLKLTSIRNLLGRAGQLFLLFGMLARNEEGKLCLEDGESRVVLDMEDAVPGEGLFTEGCMVLIEGEYTVEETVRVLAMGHPPSERRNIARSLHGHVDFLGGGAVSLKEEQKYNPTVLANTQISFVILSDVWLDHPRTMPALRQMFEGYANTAEYRPMVFVLCGNFCQGGWEGQEGLKRYSRGFNSLAELLQSIPLLHSSHFVFVPGPSDPWSSTTLPRPSLPSAFTTRLSNRIPNARFVSNPCRLKYFGMEIVICREDLMGKMMRNLVVVKEGEEMNMKRYLVQTILDQAHLSPLPISVRPTLWEYDHALRLYPMPSAVVLADKYERYELTYEGCHVFNPGKFVGGIGEDGWEFEWSMYYPATGRSERSVLTME